A genome region from Syntrophorhabdaceae bacterium includes the following:
- a CDS encoding response regulator transcription factor produces MKKEKETVFVGQRNKIFIVDDHPIVRKGLAQLINQEPDMVICGEAENAQSALDLLKKIKPDLAIVDISLQGIDGIELIKKIKVRDANLPILVVSMHDESLFAERALRVGAKGYIMKQEAIEKMMEAIRRVIGGEVYVSERVSATIVKKFIDGKAENTRSPMEVLSNRELEVFQLIGQGFVTRQIAQELNVSIKTVESYRANIKEKLNLKNATELLRHAVHWVESL; encoded by the coding sequence ATGAAAAAGGAAAAAGAGACAGTTTTTGTTGGCCAGAGAAATAAGATCTTTATAGTCGATGACCATCCGATCGTCCGTAAGGGCCTTGCTCAACTTATCAACCAGGAGCCCGATATGGTCATTTGCGGAGAAGCAGAGAATGCCCAGAGTGCCCTTGATCTCCTGAAAAAGATAAAACCGGACCTCGCAATTGTCGACATCTCCCTCCAGGGTATCGACGGCATAGAACTCATAAAAAAGATAAAGGTACGCGATGCAAACCTTCCGATCCTTGTCGTTTCCATGCACGATGAATCTCTCTTTGCTGAGCGCGCCCTCAGGGTAGGTGCAAAGGGTTACATCATGAAGCAGGAGGCGATCGAAAAGATGATGGAGGCGATCAGGAGGGTTATCGGGGGAGAGGTTTATGTGAGCGAAAGGGTTAGCGCAACGATTGTAAAAAAGTTTATAGACGGCAAGGCTGAAAACACACGGTCACCCATGGAAGTGTTGAGCAATCGTGAGCTTGAGGTATTCCAGCTCATCGGGCAGGGATTCGTGACGCGTCAGATTGCCCAGGAACTGAATGTAAGCATCAAAACGGTTGAATCTTACCGCGCCAACATAAAAGAAAAATTAAATCTTAAGAACGCCACGGAGCTTCTGAGACATGCAGTACATTGGGTAGAGTCCTTATAA
- a CDS encoding histidine kinase, whose product MNIKDKTRKQLLPELTTLRNRVVKLRESAKEFRRFKRFSQQQTHDLGERVKELNCLYAISNLVERHGISLEKILHETVNIIPSAWQYPEITGAKITLGDQIFLTENFQETPWTQSADILVKRKKMGFLEVCYLKKKPKSDEGPFLKEERNLINVIAKRIGEIIERKIAEDALKESTTRNKALLNAIPDLIFRISRDGTILDLKKGKSFGQRLRTYSLPGKNVQELPDYFKVLPREIVLQGMKNVSHVLQTGETQIYEHRFSYNDTVFYYEVLLTESGGDEVLGIIRDITERRHLEKQVLEISEWEQQRIGQDLHDSLCQQLAGIAFLGKVLEQKMDAQSYGEARDAAEIVSLIDDAITQTKGLARGLYPVRLEATGLMAALTELSHTVQKFFGINCSFSYDRPVLIHDNIMAIHLYRIAQEAVNNAIKHGKANNIRITFTNENGATVLMIKNDGVCSRRMLKNNTGMGISIMRHRANMIGASLEIKSNPAGGTVVACSFQSRQRAKKRGKNDEKGKRDSFCWPEK is encoded by the coding sequence ATGAATATAAAGGACAAGACAAGAAAACAGTTATTACCTGAATTGACAACGTTACGGAACAGGGTTGTAAAATTGCGGGAATCTGCGAAAGAGTTCAGACGTTTTAAGAGATTTTCGCAGCAGCAGACCCACGATCTCGGGGAACGCGTCAAAGAGTTAAACTGCCTCTATGCCATTTCAAACCTTGTTGAGAGACACGGCATATCTCTCGAAAAGATATTGCACGAGACTGTTAATATCATTCCTTCGGCATGGCAGTACCCTGAGATAACAGGCGCAAAGATTACCCTCGGCGACCAGATATTTTTAACGGAGAACTTTCAGGAAACACCGTGGACACAATCGGCAGATATACTGGTAAAAAGAAAAAAGATGGGCTTCCTCGAGGTTTGTTACCTCAAGAAAAAGCCGAAAAGCGACGAAGGTCCTTTTCTGAAGGAAGAAAGAAACCTGATAAACGTCATTGCCAAACGTATCGGAGAGATTATAGAACGGAAGATTGCGGAAGACGCCCTGAAAGAAAGTACCACAAGGAATAAGGCACTGCTGAACGCTATACCGGATCTCATATTCAGGATCAGCAGGGATGGTACTATCCTTGATCTCAAGAAAGGGAAATCCTTTGGTCAACGGTTACGCACATACTCATTACCTGGCAAAAATGTGCAGGAATTGCCCGATTATTTCAAGGTGCTACCCAGGGAGATCGTCCTGCAAGGGATGAAAAATGTCTCTCACGTACTGCAAACCGGCGAGACACAGATATATGAACACAGGTTCAGCTATAACGATACGGTCTTCTATTATGAGGTCCTGCTGACAGAAAGCGGCGGGGATGAGGTCCTCGGGATCATCCGCGACATTACCGAGAGAAGACACCTCGAAAAACAGGTACTTGAAATCAGCGAATGGGAGCAACAGAGGATCGGTCAGGACCTCCATGACAGCCTGTGCCAGCAGCTCGCCGGCATCGCCTTTCTCGGCAAGGTCCTGGAGCAAAAGATGGATGCACAATCCTATGGGGAAGCCCGTGATGCGGCAGAGATTGTATCGCTTATAGATGATGCGATCACCCAGACAAAAGGGCTCGCCCGCGGTCTCTACCCTGTCCGGCTTGAAGCAACGGGGCTGATGGCGGCATTAACGGAATTATCCCATACCGTACAAAAGTTCTTCGGAATCAACTGCTCCTTCAGCTATGACCGTCCCGTTCTTATCCATGACAATATCATGGCGATCCACCTTTACCGTATCGCGCAGGAGGCGGTAAATAACGCCATCAAGCACGGGAAGGCAAACAACATTCGTATCACCTTCACGAACGAAAACGGGGCCACAGTGCTTATGATCAAAAATGATGGCGTTTGTTCCCGGAGGATGTTGAAAAACAATACAGGGATGGGTATAAGTATCATGAGGCACAGGGCAAACATGATAGGCGCATCACTGGAGATCAAAAGTAACCCGGCAGGCGGAACGGTTGTAGCCTGTTCATTCCAGTCAAGGCAACGGGCTAAAAAAAGGGGGAAAAACGATGAAAAAGGAAAAAGAGACAGTTTTTGTTGGCCAGAGAAATAA